CTAATATACAAATTTATTTGTTGAAGAGGCCGAAAATTAATGGAGAATAATCAAAGAACGCAGCTATATGCAAAAGGTTGCCGACCACTCCTTACCATATATGGCAATATCTTCCGTGAAAAAGCAGGACTGCCTCTTACAACAGACTGTTTCAGAGATGTCCCTGATTCTCTTCTTCATTATGCTATATACTTGCCCTGTATGATTCTTCACTATACGTTACGTGATGGTACTGAATTTCATTTAAAAATCGTAAGGATGCGAGCATTTCGCTTACATCAGTTTCGTCATAACGGAAACCGCTTGGTTTGGTGGCGTAGTGGGCGTCAAAGAAGTAGTCCCACTTTAAAAATTACTGAGTCATGGATATAAACACTTTTATCTTAAGTGATAACAAAGTCTAACGGTATATTACATAAAAAAATGATTCAGACCATTCACGGCTagtattttttgccaaatttggccTACACCTTGCCTTGCTGAGTCATACGTGTTCATTGGAAGAGCAAAGACAGTGGCATATTGAATCGTGCTGCGGAGTCGACCAATAGGAGGCGAGCTTACGAACTCAATAGATTCCGCGTAGTGATACACTCCGCAGCAGAGGCAAAGTGGTCAGTCATCAGTGAACACCCTTTCATCTTGTGTGTGAAGGAGAGTTTGTGCTGTAGTACAGTGACGGGGAAAAAACACGTTACCCGGAGCAGTGGAATTTGTTGAAGGGAAATGGTAAGAAAAGTTTCCGTGATTGTAGTAGGAATAGTCTATGAACGTAGTAAAATTGAGTAACGTACTTTTTCCTCCATACTTTTCACCGGTTCTGCACGCCGGCGCCGCCATCTTCATAATATTATATCGGCCTAGAAAGCTGTTACGTCGTCTCTCTGAGAAATGTCATTCAAGCTGTCAGTTAAGTTATAAGATATTACTGTCCTGACACCTCAGGTGTCATGGCAAATATTTCGTAAGTTATACCGGAAGAAATTTCCTTTCTAATAATTGATCTTGAACTTAGCGCCtttatttaaataaagaatatgtatatATCGTTCAATTTGCAGATAATTTCCCCAATTAGATGTCATTTGACACTTGAACGTATGGATACAGCCGTTTAAAATTCAGTAGTGAAAACTGTTAAACATAGCGTTACTTGCTTCTGCAGTGTCGTGTTTCAGCTGCCCGTAATTCTCGATaggtaaaagtaaattaaaagttcTGTAAAGCGTATTATCTGTTTTTGGCTCCTGCTCTATTCGCAAATTTTGGATGATGTGTTGATAGGTTTGAGTGTTAGCAACATGTGAATGCCGTTAATTTCAGTTGATGTTGGTGTGCTACTGGCATAGGGAGGTTTCATGACGTTGCGAATGTTTAGTAGTAAGTCCGTTTGCCTCGGTCCTCCTAAATTTATATCAAGCAAAGTTTTCTGCATTGGTGTGTACACGAGGTTGGTTTGGCTGTCTTGTCATATGATTATACGGTATAACTTTACACCGCGGAATGTCTGCAAACGTTTTCAGTTGagcactttcgtaggatttgttttTGCTGAATAGCACATTCTGATTTCATCAGCTTGTGTAATATGAGATTAAAGTTAGGATAGTTAGCTGCATGTGGTTTGACAAGTGCTGTAGTAATTTTGAGTTAGTCTATGTTCTCTATTTTTCCGGCAATTTCAAATATATATGTAGACTCGCGTAATTTTCCAATAGATACATATATGTAGGCTCGTGTAATAATGGAAACTGAAGTTTGCCACTGCAACCAGCAGTCAAGTTTTCCACGAGTCTTGCTTCATGGAGACAAACTTAGCTTAGTCAGTTTAAGCATCAGTGCTCCTGTATTGTTAAAATGATTGCTAGTGGTTGAAGAGCTGTATAATTTGATTTAGCTGTGGACTGTGGTTTTATAGTTAGTGTAAAGTGTGAACTAAGTCAGTGATGACAAACTAAAGTTGCAATTCACTTTAGTAATACTGTGCCAATACCTTTAAGAGCATTCATCTTATGTGGTACTCTCATTTTTGTAAATTCCAAGTTTTTTGACAGTTATGCTACTTGACAAGCTGTTATACTATGGGATGAGAGGGGAAGTTATTTCCCACTGCGGAAATTTTGAATGGAAATTTACATTCTAGGTCTACCATTAATTCCTTTGGCATCATATCTTTCCATACTAAAGTTACCACTTTtgcatttgaagtggaatgatttctCTGCAGAACTTTTCTGCATCaaatttccgttgccaaatagtcaACTTCCTTGAAATGACACATTTACATGGAATAGTACACTGGCCTCTGATTTGGGAGAACCAGTTCCCCTCTCATTGAAATGTCAGTTCAGACCTGAAATCAGAGTTTGTATATTAAACAGTACAAAATGAGTTTTTGGATTCACTGCAATATTTAAATAAGTAGTGGTCTTTCCAAGGAGATGTGCTATTAGCTGTATTTTGCTAGTCAGTGATATGTTTTGCTCTAATGAGCATGGTTGCAAAATTCTTGTTGGCAAAAGAATTTGACAGTGTCATTTATGTAACTAGATGAGGAAGACATGAACTAAATTATGTGGATAAGCATAAATTGGTAGCCAATGCTGCTATCAGATTGGCACTGACTTTGAACTATTGAGTGTAGATTTGGTAAGTTAGCTGTTCATATGAACCCAATGTAATTAAACTTTACAGCATATAGTATGTTCTGTATAAACAGATGTTCAGATTTGTGACTTGGAGAAAttgcagtttttttaatgaatgagTTGCATACACAGGTGAGTGTATCAAGGATGCTCTTGTCAAATGTGACAGTAAGTAGTATAAATCTTCAGTGAATTAATTTTGTTCAAGAATTTTTAGGGTGTGCAGCATTTGAGTGTATACTCATGCTGTGGCTGAAGTTATGTATTGGACCCCTGAAATCTTTGTTCATACATCTGTAGTGGAAACTGAGGCCTAGGTTACtttggaaggtgacagtttggttgagaGTTGGCACAGCCAGTGAATGTGAAAGCAGATTTTTTTGTAACGAATGGACCAGTAGTGAAGCTGGTGCCTTTTGACAAAGGCCACAGCTTATATGCTttctcatcctttcctaatccaagcttgtgcttagtctctaatgaccttgttgtcgacaggaTGTTCAACTCTCGTCTCCTCCACCAGTAGAAAGCCTGATGTTTGTGCCATGAAAAAATGCATAGGGTCTAGTAACTAGGTTCCATCCAtgccactgtagtttctgcagtaaTTAAGGCTGAAATATGTCTGACAAAGTGGAAATTGTCTGTTCAGTTGCTGACAACCTAAAACTTGTTGCTTTCAGCTGAGGATTGATGGACCAACATTAAAAATGATTTGTAAGATATTAGGGACATTCTATTGTTGCAACCTTATTTATAAAGAGGTTGTGCTTTGTTTTGATGCTGTAACTTGCTAGTTTCTTCAGCGTATAGAGTCCACTATTGGTAATGCTTTTCCCCAATGTGGTAGGATTttcttggtgattggaattttttgGGACTTGAAATTCTGCACTGTTCAATAAATCTGCTGAAAAGTTAGCAAAACTGCTTAACAGAATAGATGGTACCTTCTTAGCTCATTATTCCCCTTGGAGTTGTATTTATTTGGTAGTACTGAAAAGTGGGGAAAAGTTTGCAACTGCTAAGTTCTTTTGCTGTCCTGTTAAGTTTGTGTTCAGGACCTTGGGTTGTAGTTAAACTTCGGTGTAAGATTTTAAATGGTGCATTGCAAAATATCTTAAAGCTTTAATTGTATTTTGCTGTTTCCTTGTGCCTCTGAAGGTATTGGGGGTTCTGATGAATGGATTTTTTTACATTAGGGTCAATATCTGGATGCTGCTGTAAGATGCCCAACATAGTTCACTTACCTTCAATTTGATCAAtttctaattttaatttagccAGAAGATTTTGCTCATCACCTCTCGTCTAACTAGTCAAGTTGCATTAGTTGTATCCTATAGTGTCTGGAAAAGGATGTCAAAGATCAACAGAAGTGCAATGTAGTGAAATGACTTAATATTAGGAAGACTGTATTACAGTAATGTAGTCAATATAAAAGACCAGATTGGGTTGTGGATAAGTCAGTTTAACTGTAGGTTCCTCTTAATggttgggtaagtcagttcaaaggctgAAGGCTGttacataccacctccaacagaatCATATTCAATAGACTGATTTGGTGCTGCTCTTCATACTAGTCTCTTGTATGTGTGCATGTGTATGCCTTTTTTCtgtgtaactattgcaacctaacctacatccatttcaacctgcttagtatgtgaagccttggtctccctctataaatgAGCATCCTATTTTTTGTTCATAAAGACCTAGTCATATAAACATCATGTTATGTGACTAGTGTGTAGACGTccacaagcatgtgtgtaaatgaaTATgctatatataatgtgaaaacatGTTAAATCTTTATGTAAGTTGTGAGCATTAATTTGCTGGAAAaacaaagtttgtgtgtgtgtgtgtgtgtgtgtgtgtgtgtgtgtgagagagagagagagagagagagagagagagagagagagactagtttTGAAAGTGAATCCCAATCTATTTAGGATAACAGTAAACATTTGAATAAGTTTTAAAACTGTGGTCTGGCCATTAAGTTTGATACTTAAGTTGTCATGTAGAAATACTTCTAATGCTAGTGCGTTTTGTACTGTCGTAATCCCTTGGCCTAATTTTAATTGAGTTTGCATACATTTATATTTTAATATAAATGTTAGTCAGGGATTTCTCGTCAGGTGAAAAATTTGCATTTGTAATAAGGCTGTGTGCAGTTAAATGCACGTCAGAACGTTCTTAAGCTCCCATTGTTTGCTACAGTTTACAAGGATCAATCGTTCGCACCGAGCAGCAGTCGATGCGTACTTCCGGCGGAAACGCGGCTGGAAGTGGAAGTAGTTTCCCCAGAGTGCCGCACCGCCATCTTAACCGGTCAGGGGCGTTGACTGAGCGAGTGGTCCTGCAGTGCGGCAGGAGGCGCCGGGCTTGTGGGGGATCGACCGAAATAGTCGCAGCCTGGCAGCGGTTTGGGCGCGTCGGAGCTAAAACGGGCTCACGCTCTAGTAGTAAGACACGCCGCCACACTTCTTCCATCTTCGGACATGCCAGATTTTCTCAATGCCAGACCTTTCAGTATTAGAGGCTACAGTACGAATGAAGTATTCATAAAAATGAACTGAGCACACAGTAAGTGTAGAGAAGACTCGTCTCAAAGTACTATCTGGGCGGTGATTTCGTAACGAAGTCTGCGCAAGTCTAGGCCAATGACTTCAACATGCTTAAAGAAAAGGGTGCAGCTTCCTCCGATTCTGCACTCGTTACGTGTTAGGACGTGAATTCCAGGATGTCGTTGCGTGGTGACTTTTCTCGACGAGGCAATTCCCCGAATGGCTCGTGATGTCACAGCCAGATTAGTCATGGCATTGAGCTCCAGTCGATAACAGTGCTGACAATGAAACTTACTTTGCTCGGAATACAGCGTGGAATGTCCAAATAACACAGTATGTCTTAATATCGTGAGCAGTAGTGGAGCGCCATAACAGCGGGTACGAAACTGTTGCGCCGTAGCGATGTTTATTGCTGAATGTATGAGACATGACCGCTTTAGTGATTTCAAACTAGAAATACGGCCAGCATCTGCGTAGACCTCAGGCACGTGCATGAACGGAGCCACTAGAATAGTTGGTTGAGTCATAGAGCCCACATTAGCCTTGTGTCCAGTAAAATAACGGAACGTTCAAACTATTTCGCCATCGTTTCTTAAAATGAATTGACTGTCgtacatttgtccgaaaatttTGCGTTTACTGCTTCGAACACCGCTCTGTGCCGCCTCTAGGTATTTGGTAACATCGATGCTAAGCTCCTTTTTCCACTCTTGCCGTACAGGTACCGGCCAGAACAGTTTATCACGCAGAATTCTCCTTCTGACGCATTAGTCACGTAAGCAGAGGTGGGGTAGTTCTGTGAGCACCTTAATTTTACCATAATTTGAAGAAGTCAACTTCTTGGTTTTCATTCTAAATGTTTAAGATTATTTAAGTCTTTCATAGAGCGAAAGGAATCTTCTTTTAGACCCAACCTCAACCCCAGAACTTTTTTGAGAAACGGATCATCGCGTATCAGTTTGACCAAATAATTCAGTGTTAAATGTGAAATTGTTTCAGCTGACTTACAGGTAAACATTTCAGAACACACCTCAACGCGTTCATAAATttcgttggtttaattaattttcacacacatagtATATAAAAATTACTGTTAAGGAGGTGTAGGACTGGTGGCTTCAAATACATTGAATGTATTGTGCTTGTTCTAGCAGATTGTTGCGGCTGACTGAACATCGGTCATCAGTGAATGTGCCGAAAGCGCAGGATTAGATATGCCGGTAAAAAAGCATGTGGATTGTGTGTTAACAGCATTCCGTGTGCATCCATTTACCCTTCCCTACATCGACCCATCCAGTTATTAGTGTTAAGTATGGTCAGTCGTGTCTGTCACAAATTTCTGTAAATGAATTGCGAAATTCTACATATTCCAGAAGAACGTAAGGAAAAAGCATTGCTCCCTCCCGTAATGGAAAAGCGTCGGTAAAACAGGCAGCAGCGTTCTACAATGTGGCAACACGGCGAGACAGTGGCAGGTTGACTGACTCATATCAACATGACGCATCACGACGCTATTGCTCGTACCCAAATCTTTCAGATTTGAGCGGAAGGTGGTAGGAGGAATATGTTACCTAAAAATATTGCACCCACATATAAAGACGGACGTATTAATAGGAAATACCATAGACTGCAGATTGGACTGCGAAATTGTTTCGAACGTTGAACGATCTGGTACAGCATTTGAATCTGGCTGGTGTCGCGTGAGACTTCGCACACCTCCGCGCAACGCGACAGGTGACTCACGTCCGCGATTTCTCTACGCCAAGGTTGCCGTAGTGGGAGGGGAATGCAGTGAAAGGCGGGAGCCGGCGGCCGATAGCACACGCGCGCCTGCCTTCTGTGCCGCTGTTTGCCTATATATGGTAATGCCGAGCCAGCGCAACGGGGCGGGGCGGACGGAGCGCCTCCCGCGGGGGGAGCGCGCGACACGACCCCGAGCTTTCGTGGCCTGGTTTTGTTTGCACTTGACGGCGAAAAATGTTATTTAGCGTACACCGCAGACGAAAAAATCTCGCAGCCACGTTTGTCGTCCAAATTTCAAGAAGTTTGAGACCCTGCTGTAATTCCTATTCAGAAATTTAGAATTACAGGTGTTAATTACATGCAGATGTGTGTGGTTGACTTGTCAGACATGTAGGCTTAAAACTGTACCCCACACAATAAAAATATGTGGAGGTTAACAGGTAGTGGTGTGTGTTCATCTCCTGTAACAGTCCATTGCACTAAAGCTCCAGATTGGTCTTGTAGTATTAGTACATTGGATTGCAAAAAACACACAGTTGCTAGGGACCACATGACATTtcagataaaaaaattaattagttatGGATATAGTGTTAATTCTACCTAGTGAATTGCCGTGGTCAGAATGGAAAATTAAAAGTGCAAAGGAAAAAGTGTAGCATTTAAAGTGGAAGTAATCATAAAAGAATCACTTGACAGGCAGGGGAAAGGGGGGCAGAGATGTATTAGCTGGATGCATGTACAGGAATTTTCTCATGTAATAAACAGATCTTTTGACTAATTAGTGCTGCTGGGACAAGGATATCCTTGGTGTTTTACTGATAAAATGGTGGATGAAAGTGTTTAGTTAAGAAAAacacatttaataaatgaaaagcaccagtttgattttgttctaaaactggtgcttttcatttatcgtATTGTTGTTCTACCAACAACTGAtcgaagattctgttaacataaaAACATTTCTTCACAGGACTTAAAATACccatttcttgaaaaataaatttgatcaaataaaAATAGTTTGCTCCAGATTAACATGATCAGTTTAGTTGATCAAGTATCATTTTACAATTAAGTCAGCTAATATGAGTCATAGGTCTAAACATAGATGGTTGGCTTTGACCTTGTAGTAATTGTTCTGGCTATAACCTGAAGTGATTTGGGAAAGCCGAATTCAGGAGATGGGCCAAAGCATGAACCTCAATCCTCGTGTACGAGGTGTGTGTTCAGTGTACTCCCTCATACAGTTACATGTAGTGTGCAATGCTTCTGTGTTTGTTCATACAAtgaatgtaaaaaaagtaattatgtaaCATGCTACATAGTGAAATAGATTGAGGGTGATAAATGCACATATAAAATGTGTAGTAGCCCATTTTTATTAGAACTTTATGTATTActagacataatttttttattttcaggcttCTGGGGTAACAGTGTCAGATGCGTGTAAAACTacctatgaagaaataaagaaagataagaaacatcgttACGTTGTTTTCTTCATTAGAGATGAAAAACAGATTGATGTTGAATATATAGGTAAGTGAAAACTTGAAGACTTGTCGTCTTCAAAATGTTTTGTAGATCTATATGCCATAAGTGGGGATCCATGACAGCAGGCAGCATTGTTGCCagcattttaattataacaacatttataggacataaaacTCCATTTCTAGAGTTTCCATCATTACATATTGGTCTAACACGAAGTAAAATTTGACGCATTTTGTGAAATACTAGACAGCAGTTTTAACTTAAAGGCAGCTTCTTTCTTGCCAAGCATTCAATGAGGTATGTCACCTGAATTtaaagctggagaatgtgctggacatgtAAAGTCAGAAGCATCATTCACACACTTGATGGTGGTGTGACTGTTGCTGTTGTGTGCTTAGTTGTTCTTGTGAAATGCTTTCTGCTATCATCCATTTAATGTGGTGGTTTAAACTCAATCTGAAAGTACTCGTGCTTGTCATTCCTGTTTCAATCTGTATAGGCAAGAAACTCTTCAAATGAAAGTGACAGCATTAAACTTCTACCCCATGTTCCACTTTAGTGGCAGTCGGCAACTAATTACCTCATAGTTActactgcctggcagattaaaattgttctGCTCAAGGACCTTTGCCTGTGAAAGGCACAGTTCTAACCTGTTAAGTTTTTTACATCACTTTCACATCCTCTTTGATAATTGTGGTTGCCAAGATTTCATAAAAATTTAGCATACTCCCAAATGACTTGGAGTGAAAACTAATTTGTAACATTGGAGAATTTCACGTTGCAGCTGGTTTTCAGTTGTTTACAAAAAGTGTAGGTGTAATTCTGAAGTAATTGATATAGCAACATTGTTTGAAAATCTTAAAATGGAGACCACATTAACTTTGATAACTTGCTGAAAGATCATTTAGAGCTCTTTTTTAAACACCCAGGCCTGTTATTTCCTCTCAGGAGGGAATGTTAGTTAAATAATATTTATGCATGCCTTATGGTTGAAAAGACTGCCACAAGGCAGTGAATGTGTTAATTTATATGTAGTTACATATGATTAACTGCATCCTTTTGTCCATCAGGTGAACGCAATGCTACATACGATCAATTTCTAGAAGACCTTCAAAAGGGTGGTACTGGTGAATGTCGATATGGTCTGTTCGACTTCGAATACACGCACCAATGTCAAGGCACTTCTGAGGTAAGGCAGAGATGACATCCCATAAATTACCATGCAAAACAACTTATTAGTTTTCTGTCTAAAGGTTAGAAATCAAATGACAGAGCTAGaatatatttttcaaaagtttGTTGGTATCATGTGTTAGTGGCAGATGGTATCAAAGTAATATAAGAGGTTTATAAAATAAGATGTGGCAGAATGTGTAGTGTGCCACTTACATGTAGTCAGATGCTGTGATCATTTTGCACTTATGCCCAACTAGGGCATATTGCCTACTATTAAGTGTGATAAAATGCTTGGAGGAAGTGACTCCCAGCTTTGTTTTGTAATACCATTTTCTGATGCCAAGTAAGACATTTGAATGAAGGTTGTGCAATAAATCTTACTGTGGTATGCACATGAGGTGGATAGTGGGGCA
This genomic stretch from Schistocerca cancellata isolate TAMUIC-IGC-003103 chromosome 2, iqSchCanc2.1, whole genome shotgun sequence harbors:
- the LOC126163103 gene encoding cofilin/actin-depolymerizing factor homolog isoform X2; translation: MASGVTVSDACKTTYEEIKKDKKHRYVVFFIRDEKQIDVEYIGERNATYDQFLEDLQKGGTGECRYGLFDFEYTHQCQGTSEASKKQKLFLMSWCPDTAKVKKKMLYSSSFDALKKSLVGVQKYIQATDMSEASQEAVEEKLRATDRQ
- the LOC126163103 gene encoding cofilin/actin-depolymerizing factor homolog isoform X1, producing MPASGVTVSDACKTTYEEIKKDKKHRYVVFFIRDEKQIDVEYIGERNATYDQFLEDLQKGGTGECRYGLFDFEYTHQCQGTSEASKKQKLFLMSWCPDTAKVKKKMLYSSSFDALKKSLVGVQKYIQATDMSEASQEAVEEKLRATDRQ